The DNA region taaaaattaatttttcacttaataatataactttttgtcaaaaaagatgaattgtcaatccAAAAGGTCGAATTTGTTATtcataacagtttaatttccgactaaaaatattaattttcacaaaaacttaatttttgaattccaaatattgaaaaacattcatttttaaataaaaaatgtaactttttgttcaaaaaagatgaatttttaatccaaaaagaggaattttctattcaaaacagtttaatttccgacaaagtcagttaatttttttagttaattccaCGTATGAAAATTAAggcttttcagtaaaatatagtcatcagtgaatttgtttataatttttattaatgaagaaaaaataacaaagattcattttgaaataaaaaatgtaactttttgttcaaaaacgatgaatttttaatccaaaaggttgaattttttattcataacagtttaatttccgacgaaaaatattaattttaacaaaaatttaatttttatataaaaaataaaactttttgcctaagaaagattaattttaaatattaatgttaaaaaaaaacactattataattatttaatacgagctaatcaattgaaaattataaatgcaTCCAATTCCATCAAATCATAAATATCGACACAAATAATGCGGACGATACGAATTTTTTAGTGAATAGCCCTTTGGAGAAAGCTAGAAAAATCTTCAGACACCTCCTGCCAAATAAATAAGTCACCCATAAAatataactctaaaaaaaatccttaattaaataaattctgctTCCAGGTTACCTATCAACTAAAAATCCTCACAACCGCTTTTTTTGCGGTCGTGATTCTAAGAAAATCGCTGCGAAAGTTGCAGTGGTCAGCACTAGTTTTGCTCCTCCTGGGAGTAATTCTCGTCCAATTAGCTCAAAGCGGTCCGCAAAAGGTGCCATCCGGAATCGAGCAAAATCGACTTCTAGGATTTGGTGCCGCTCTCAGCGCCTGTTTTCTATCCGGCTTCGCTGggatttactttgaaaaaattttaaaaggctcCGACATTTCCGTCTGGATGCGAAATGTCCAGTTGAGTCTACTTTCCCTGCCTTTTGGCCTCTTCACCTGCCTTTTAAACGACGGCCAAATCATCAAAAATCGCGGATTTTTCGTTGGCTACGACTGGTTCGTTAATTATCTGGTGCTTTTGCAAGCTTGCGGCGGATTAATTGTCGCGATGGTCGTCAAACACGCGGACAATATTCTCAAAGGCTTTGCCACTTCTCTGGCAATTGTTATTTCCTGCATTGCCTCGATTTA from Belonocnema kinseyi isolate 2016_QV_RU_SX_M_011 unplaced genomic scaffold, B_treatae_v1 SchBZDm_901;HRSCAF=1013, whole genome shotgun sequence includes:
- the LOC117182580 gene encoding UDP-galactose translocator, whose amino-acid sequence is CFQVTYQLKILTTAFFAVVILRKSLRKLQWSALVLLLLGVILVQLAQSGPQKVPSGIEQNRLLGFGAALSACFLSGFAGIYFEKILKGSDISVWMRNVQLSLLSLPFGLFTCLLNDGQIIKNRGFFVGYDWFVNYLVLLQACGGLIVAMVVKHADNILKGFATSLAIVISCIASIYLFSFQLTFQFSLGAALVICSIFMYGHQPKIPPSDKHSLLEKV